In Leptospira stimsonii, the following proteins share a genomic window:
- a CDS encoding LIC_12238 family plasminogen-binding lipoprotein — translation MRLSSLIVRIFLSSILLFLTACFKPTGEFGWAVMDEEKFNVIEKKIMTVGEYTITRENLIFPDDKTIHYIYRFSRAVPETAETYVSLSRFQLGYNELDVLRKRPNPISKTIEGSFQGLTPGKYLLKVAYEGDVIDEVEFLVRTPKGSYSEEASSQADDDIEKAMK, via the coding sequence ATGAGATTGTCTTCTTTGATCGTAAGAATCTTCTTATCCTCGATTCTTCTTTTTTTAACCGCGTGTTTCAAGCCCACGGGAGAATTCGGTTGGGCCGTTATGGATGAGGAAAAGTTCAACGTGATCGAAAAAAAAATCATGACCGTTGGAGAATACACGATCACGAGGGAGAATCTCATCTTTCCCGATGACAAAACCATTCACTACATCTATCGATTTTCGCGCGCTGTTCCGGAGACCGCGGAAACCTACGTAAGTTTGAGCCGCTTTCAATTGGGTTACAACGAACTCGACGTGCTTCGCAAAAGACCGAATCCGATCTCGAAAACGATCGAAGGATCGTTCCAAGGGCTGACACCCGGAAAGTATCTTTTGAAAGTCGCGTATGAAGGAGATGTGATCGACGAGGTGGAATTTTTGGTGCGAACACCGAAAGGTTCTTACAGTGAAGAGGCTTCCTCGCAAGCGGATGACGATATCGAAAAAGCGATGAAGTGA
- a CDS encoding tetratricopeptide repeat protein, whose translation MSDEQTQFRNRQRFFVERSAFPIEKILLIIGLVFFGATSILSDEQDRRYDSKNLYDPPSVKITEQDLKNVREAVADPTKDPISEIQKVLNNYYSQFIDSRRIEEEKRLGKIFDENTNRNTIRLLILNMFSKLSPSGMMRDSPILYELHLLLSKVYNEKKQNAKAIEAALAAIRYRDFSHTEEEFLDERRLVEIFDPEEKQAAASHKQALENLEKSKKQNKETKDFFHLVESNVIRGRETKATEKNADGSNGERTYFAKDLPALKERIVSSENDLKTKEKEYSDSKSSAYENFRKKKSKEDAATVYYLANLIKQAENENKERLKVVNNLSVSGTGIFVLFDYKRNTDFFATAGLWEMVTKLDPEAKDAFLDLAKELKASGKKAKAIDFFQKYLELARKDKTEESKLAPVYISIASLYTELKQNVLASSYYELYYKAETDPKKRIAFSYELGSFFENRTGDLERAALYYGIWLKERPNPENANLAFADFCESYRQDFLAQYGSAKFYAYQRKPKEEKSFLRDGVKSYEKLKEIYQMEESKNSALKKETLAIKKSLLEKTDDSTMAQYRLKDLDFQESTSRLGVIRTKLNSTPVTLAMKRWSVLLEEEKDFLSARKLYEDIVKIGNSIEINLSLKNIDRINKILEDGIKREPL comes from the coding sequence ATGTCGGATGAACAAACTCAGTTTCGAAATCGGCAACGATTCTTTGTAGAACGCTCTGCCTTTCCCATAGAAAAAATTCTACTTATCATCGGCCTCGTTTTCTTCGGGGCGACTTCCATTCTTTCGGACGAGCAGGACAGAAGATACGATTCTAAAAATCTCTACGATCCTCCCTCGGTAAAAATCACAGAACAAGACCTCAAGAACGTAAGAGAGGCGGTCGCCGATCCTACAAAGGATCCCATTTCCGAAATCCAAAAAGTTCTCAACAACTATTACAGTCAGTTTATCGATTCGAGAAGAATCGAAGAGGAAAAACGTCTCGGAAAAATTTTCGACGAAAATACGAACCGAAATACGATCCGACTTTTGATTCTGAACATGTTCTCTAAACTTTCCCCCTCCGGAATGATGAGGGATTCTCCTATTTTATACGAATTGCATCTACTTCTCTCGAAAGTTTACAACGAAAAAAAACAGAACGCAAAAGCCATCGAGGCCGCTCTTGCCGCGATTCGTTACAGGGATTTCAGTCATACCGAAGAGGAGTTCCTCGACGAACGAAGATTAGTCGAAATCTTCGATCCCGAGGAGAAACAAGCGGCGGCTTCTCACAAACAAGCGTTGGAGAATTTGGAAAAATCCAAAAAACAAAACAAGGAAACCAAAGACTTCTTTCATCTCGTAGAATCGAACGTAATCCGTGGAAGGGAAACCAAGGCGACCGAAAAAAACGCAGACGGATCGAACGGTGAAAGAACCTATTTCGCAAAGGATCTTCCCGCTTTGAAGGAAAGAATCGTGTCTTCCGAGAACGACCTCAAAACGAAGGAAAAAGAATATTCCGATTCCAAGTCGTCTGCATATGAAAACTTCCGAAAGAAAAAATCAAAAGAAGACGCGGCCACCGTCTATTATCTTGCGAATCTGATCAAACAAGCGGAGAACGAAAACAAGGAACGACTGAAAGTTGTGAACAATCTTTCCGTGAGTGGAACGGGGATTTTTGTGCTCTTCGATTACAAACGAAACACGGATTTTTTTGCGACGGCAGGACTTTGGGAAATGGTGACCAAACTCGATCCGGAAGCCAAGGACGCATTCTTAGATTTGGCAAAGGAGCTCAAAGCCTCCGGTAAAAAAGCGAAAGCGATCGATTTCTTTCAGAAGTATCTCGAACTTGCTCGAAAGGATAAAACGGAAGAATCCAAACTCGCACCCGTATATATTTCGATCGCGTCCCTTTATACGGAACTCAAACAGAACGTCCTTGCTTCTTCCTACTACGAACTCTACTACAAAGCGGAAACCGATCCCAAAAAAAGAATCGCGTTCTCTTATGAACTCGGTTCGTTTTTTGAAAACAGAACCGGCGACTTGGAACGGGCGGCGTTGTATTACGGAATCTGGTTGAAGGAACGTCCCAATCCGGAAAATGCAAACCTTGCGTTTGCGGACTTCTGCGAATCGTATCGTCAGGATTTTCTCGCTCAATACGGTAGCGCCAAATTCTACGCGTATCAGAGAAAACCGAAGGAAGAAAAATCCTTTCTCCGTGACGGAGTGAAGTCCTACGAAAAACTCAAAGAGATCTATCAAATGGAAGAATCTAAAAATTCTGCTCTAAAAAAGGAAACGCTTGCGATCAAAAAAAGTCTCTTGGAAAAAACGGACGATTCTACGATGGCGCAGTATCGACTGAAGGATTTGGATTTTCAGGAATCCACGAGCCGCCTGGGTGTTATCCGCACCAAGCTGAATTCCACTCCTGTGACTTTGGCGATGAAGAGATGGTCCGTTCTTTTGGAAGAGGAAAAGGATTTTCTTTCCGCGCGAAAACTCTATGAGGATATCGTAAAGATAGGAAACTCGATCGAGATCAATCTTTCCCTGAAAAACATAGATCGGATCAATAAAATTTTGGAAGACGGGATCAAGAGAGAACCTCTTTAG